A genome region from Prionailurus viverrinus isolate Anna chromosome A3, UM_Priviv_1.0, whole genome shotgun sequence includes the following:
- the SNPH gene encoding syntaphilin isoform X2, with product MPGSGPNERMTWPGPALPAAPPTRPLSSAPGTPPIPPLTRTRSLMAMSLPGSRRASAGSRRRTSPPVSVRDAYGTSSLSSSSNSGSCKGSDSSPTPRRSMKYTLCSDNHGVKPPTPEQYLTPLQQKEVCIRHLKARLKDTQDRLQDRDTEIDDLKTQLSRMQEDWIEEECHRVEAQLALKEARKEIKQLKQVIDTVKNNLIDKDKGLQKYFVDINIQNKKLETLLHSMEVAQDGTAKEDGAGESAGGSPARSLTRSSTYTKLSDPAVCGDRPPGEQPGASGEDGADSGFAVTDDTLSRTDALEASSLLSSGVDCGPEEGSLHGGFSLGPRFPASNTYEKLLCGTEAGVQASCVQERAIQTDFVQYQPDLDTILEKVTRAQVCGAVPESGHGCPEPEPRPPGPKDPDSAVVVTVGDELEAPEPVTRGPSPHRPGADPSPSVSVACPVEDEEEVAAAEKEPKSYWSRHYIVDLLAVVVPAVPTVAWLCRSQRRQGQPIYNISSLLRGCCTVALHSIRRISCRSLSQQGPGGPGGGSQL from the exons ATGCCAGGCAGCGGCCCCAACGAGAGGATGACATGGCCTGGTCCGGCCCTCCCCGCGGCCCCCCCAACGCGCCCTCTCTCCTCAGCCCCGGGGACACCGCCCATCCCGCCCCTCACCCGGACCCGCAGCCTCATGGCCATGTCCCTGCCGGGCAGTAGACGGGCCTCTGCTGGATCCCGCAG gcgCACCTCTCCGCCAGTGAGCGTGCGGGACGCCTACGGCACCTCCTctctcagcagcagcagcaactcGGGCTCCTGCAAGGGCAGCGACAGCAGCCCCACGCCCAG GCGCTCCATGAAGTACACGCTGTGCAGCGACAACCACGGCgtcaagccccccaccccagagcagtACCTGACCCCACTGCAGCAGAAGGAGGTGTGCATCCGGCACCTGAAGGCGCGACTGAAGGACACGCAGGACCGGCTCCAGGACCG GGACACGGAGATTGATGACCTGAAGACACAGCTGTCGCGCATGCAGGAGGACTGGATCGAGGAGGAGTGCCACCGCGTGGAGGCCCAGCTGGCCTTGAAGGAGGCCCGCAAGGAGATCAAGCAGCTCAAGCAGGTCATTGACACGGTCAAAAACAACCTCATTGACAAGGACAAGGGGCTGCAGAAGTACTTCGTGGACATCAACATCCAGAACAAGAAGCTGGAGACGCTGCTGCACAGCATGGAGGTGGCCCAGGACGGCACGGCCAAGGAGGATGGCGCCGGGGAGTCGGCCGGCGGGTCCCCCGCCCGCTCCCTCACCCGCAGCTCCACCTACACCAAGCTGAGTGACCCGGCCGTGTGCGGGGACCGGCCCCCCGGCGAGCAGCCCGGGGCTTCGGGCGAGGACGGGGCTGACAGCGGCTTCGCGGTGACCGACGACACGCTGAGCCGGACGGACGCGCTGGAGGCCAGCAGCCTGCTGTCGTCGGGCGTGGACTGCGGCCCCGAGGAGGGCTCGCTGCACGGCGGCTTCAGCCTGGGCCCCCGCTTCCCTGCCAGCAACACCTACGAGAAGCTGCTGTGTGGCACGGAGGCCGGCGTGCAGGCCAGCTGCGTGCAGGAGCGTGCCATCCAGACAGACTTCGTGCAGTACCAGCCGGACCTGGACACCATCCTGGAGAAAGTGACCAGGGCCCAGGTCTGCGGGGCGGTCCCCGAATCGGGGCACGGGTGCCCGGAGCCggagccccgccccccggggcccAAAGACCCCGACTCGGCCGTGGTGGTGACGGTGGGTGACGAGCTCGAGGCCCCCGAGCCCGTCACCCGAGGGCCAAGCCCGCACCGGCCCGGTGCCGACCCCAGCCCGTCGGTGAGCGTGGCGTGCCCCGTGGAAGACGAGGAGGAGGTGGCCGCGGCCGAGAAGGAGCCCAAGAGCTACTGGAGCCGCCACTACATCGTGGATCTGCTGGCCGTGGTGGTGCCGGCCGTGCCCACGGTGGCCTGGCTGTGCCGCTCGCAGCGACGCCAGGGCCAGCCCATTTACAACATCAGCTCCCTGCTGCGGGGCTGCTGCACGGTGGCCTTGCACTCCATCCGCAGGATCAGCTGCCGCTCGCTGAGCCAGCAGGGCCCGGGTGGGCCGGGTGGCGGCTCCCAGCTGTGA
- the SNPH gene encoding syntaphilin isoform X1, which translates to MPGSGPNERMTWPGPALPAAPPTRPLSSAPGTPPIPPLTRTRSLMAMSLPGSRRASAGSRSGGPLGRSGLAVFAQCPQLPASQNEHLPLLPASRRTSPPVSVRDAYGTSSLSSSSNSGSCKGSDSSPTPRRSMKYTLCSDNHGVKPPTPEQYLTPLQQKEVCIRHLKARLKDTQDRLQDRDTEIDDLKTQLSRMQEDWIEEECHRVEAQLALKEARKEIKQLKQVIDTVKNNLIDKDKGLQKYFVDINIQNKKLETLLHSMEVAQDGTAKEDGAGESAGGSPARSLTRSSTYTKLSDPAVCGDRPPGEQPGASGEDGADSGFAVTDDTLSRTDALEASSLLSSGVDCGPEEGSLHGGFSLGPRFPASNTYEKLLCGTEAGVQASCVQERAIQTDFVQYQPDLDTILEKVTRAQVCGAVPESGHGCPEPEPRPPGPKDPDSAVVVTVGDELEAPEPVTRGPSPHRPGADPSPSVSVACPVEDEEEVAAAEKEPKSYWSRHYIVDLLAVVVPAVPTVAWLCRSQRRQGQPIYNISSLLRGCCTVALHSIRRISCRSLSQQGPGGPGGGSQL; encoded by the exons ATGCCAGGCAGCGGCCCCAACGAGAGGATGACATGGCCTGGTCCGGCCCTCCCCGCGGCCCCCCCAACGCGCCCTCTCTCCTCAGCCCCGGGGACACCGCCCATCCCGCCCCTCACCCGGACCCGCAGCCTCATGGCCATGTCCCTGCCGGGCAGTAGACGGGCCTCTGCTGGATCCCGCAG CGGGGGCCCTTTGGGCCGCAGCGGCCTGGCGGTGTTCGCCCAGTGTCCGCAGCTGCCCGCCAGCCAGAACGAGCACctgcctcttctccctgcctccaggcgCACCTCTCCGCCAGTGAGCGTGCGGGACGCCTACGGCACCTCCTctctcagcagcagcagcaactcGGGCTCCTGCAAGGGCAGCGACAGCAGCCCCACGCCCAG GCGCTCCATGAAGTACACGCTGTGCAGCGACAACCACGGCgtcaagccccccaccccagagcagtACCTGACCCCACTGCAGCAGAAGGAGGTGTGCATCCGGCACCTGAAGGCGCGACTGAAGGACACGCAGGACCGGCTCCAGGACCG GGACACGGAGATTGATGACCTGAAGACACAGCTGTCGCGCATGCAGGAGGACTGGATCGAGGAGGAGTGCCACCGCGTGGAGGCCCAGCTGGCCTTGAAGGAGGCCCGCAAGGAGATCAAGCAGCTCAAGCAGGTCATTGACACGGTCAAAAACAACCTCATTGACAAGGACAAGGGGCTGCAGAAGTACTTCGTGGACATCAACATCCAGAACAAGAAGCTGGAGACGCTGCTGCACAGCATGGAGGTGGCCCAGGACGGCACGGCCAAGGAGGATGGCGCCGGGGAGTCGGCCGGCGGGTCCCCCGCCCGCTCCCTCACCCGCAGCTCCACCTACACCAAGCTGAGTGACCCGGCCGTGTGCGGGGACCGGCCCCCCGGCGAGCAGCCCGGGGCTTCGGGCGAGGACGGGGCTGACAGCGGCTTCGCGGTGACCGACGACACGCTGAGCCGGACGGACGCGCTGGAGGCCAGCAGCCTGCTGTCGTCGGGCGTGGACTGCGGCCCCGAGGAGGGCTCGCTGCACGGCGGCTTCAGCCTGGGCCCCCGCTTCCCTGCCAGCAACACCTACGAGAAGCTGCTGTGTGGCACGGAGGCCGGCGTGCAGGCCAGCTGCGTGCAGGAGCGTGCCATCCAGACAGACTTCGTGCAGTACCAGCCGGACCTGGACACCATCCTGGAGAAAGTGACCAGGGCCCAGGTCTGCGGGGCGGTCCCCGAATCGGGGCACGGGTGCCCGGAGCCggagccccgccccccggggcccAAAGACCCCGACTCGGCCGTGGTGGTGACGGTGGGTGACGAGCTCGAGGCCCCCGAGCCCGTCACCCGAGGGCCAAGCCCGCACCGGCCCGGTGCCGACCCCAGCCCGTCGGTGAGCGTGGCGTGCCCCGTGGAAGACGAGGAGGAGGTGGCCGCGGCCGAGAAGGAGCCCAAGAGCTACTGGAGCCGCCACTACATCGTGGATCTGCTGGCCGTGGTGGTGCCGGCCGTGCCCACGGTGGCCTGGCTGTGCCGCTCGCAGCGACGCCAGGGCCAGCCCATTTACAACATCAGCTCCCTGCTGCGGGGCTGCTGCACGGTGGCCTTGCACTCCATCCGCAGGATCAGCTGCCGCTCGCTGAGCCAGCAGGGCCCGGGTGGGCCGGGTGGCGGCTCCCAGCTGTGA
- the SNPH gene encoding syntaphilin isoform X3, whose amino-acid sequence MAMSLPGSRRASAGSRSGGPLGRSGLAVFAQCPQLPASQNEHLPLLPASRRTSPPVSVRDAYGTSSLSSSSNSGSCKGSDSSPTPRRSMKYTLCSDNHGVKPPTPEQYLTPLQQKEVCIRHLKARLKDTQDRLQDRDTEIDDLKTQLSRMQEDWIEEECHRVEAQLALKEARKEIKQLKQVIDTVKNNLIDKDKGLQKYFVDINIQNKKLETLLHSMEVAQDGTAKEDGAGESAGGSPARSLTRSSTYTKLSDPAVCGDRPPGEQPGASGEDGADSGFAVTDDTLSRTDALEASSLLSSGVDCGPEEGSLHGGFSLGPRFPASNTYEKLLCGTEAGVQASCVQERAIQTDFVQYQPDLDTILEKVTRAQVCGAVPESGHGCPEPEPRPPGPKDPDSAVVVTVGDELEAPEPVTRGPSPHRPGADPSPSVSVACPVEDEEEVAAAEKEPKSYWSRHYIVDLLAVVVPAVPTVAWLCRSQRRQGQPIYNISSLLRGCCTVALHSIRRISCRSLSQQGPGGPGGGSQL is encoded by the exons ATGGCCATGTCCCTGCCGGGCAGTAGACGGGCCTCTGCTGGATCCCGCAG CGGGGGCCCTTTGGGCCGCAGCGGCCTGGCGGTGTTCGCCCAGTGTCCGCAGCTGCCCGCCAGCCAGAACGAGCACctgcctcttctccctgcctccaggcgCACCTCTCCGCCAGTGAGCGTGCGGGACGCCTACGGCACCTCCTctctcagcagcagcagcaactcGGGCTCCTGCAAGGGCAGCGACAGCAGCCCCACGCCCAG GCGCTCCATGAAGTACACGCTGTGCAGCGACAACCACGGCgtcaagccccccaccccagagcagtACCTGACCCCACTGCAGCAGAAGGAGGTGTGCATCCGGCACCTGAAGGCGCGACTGAAGGACACGCAGGACCGGCTCCAGGACCG GGACACGGAGATTGATGACCTGAAGACACAGCTGTCGCGCATGCAGGAGGACTGGATCGAGGAGGAGTGCCACCGCGTGGAGGCCCAGCTGGCCTTGAAGGAGGCCCGCAAGGAGATCAAGCAGCTCAAGCAGGTCATTGACACGGTCAAAAACAACCTCATTGACAAGGACAAGGGGCTGCAGAAGTACTTCGTGGACATCAACATCCAGAACAAGAAGCTGGAGACGCTGCTGCACAGCATGGAGGTGGCCCAGGACGGCACGGCCAAGGAGGATGGCGCCGGGGAGTCGGCCGGCGGGTCCCCCGCCCGCTCCCTCACCCGCAGCTCCACCTACACCAAGCTGAGTGACCCGGCCGTGTGCGGGGACCGGCCCCCCGGCGAGCAGCCCGGGGCTTCGGGCGAGGACGGGGCTGACAGCGGCTTCGCGGTGACCGACGACACGCTGAGCCGGACGGACGCGCTGGAGGCCAGCAGCCTGCTGTCGTCGGGCGTGGACTGCGGCCCCGAGGAGGGCTCGCTGCACGGCGGCTTCAGCCTGGGCCCCCGCTTCCCTGCCAGCAACACCTACGAGAAGCTGCTGTGTGGCACGGAGGCCGGCGTGCAGGCCAGCTGCGTGCAGGAGCGTGCCATCCAGACAGACTTCGTGCAGTACCAGCCGGACCTGGACACCATCCTGGAGAAAGTGACCAGGGCCCAGGTCTGCGGGGCGGTCCCCGAATCGGGGCACGGGTGCCCGGAGCCggagccccgccccccggggcccAAAGACCCCGACTCGGCCGTGGTGGTGACGGTGGGTGACGAGCTCGAGGCCCCCGAGCCCGTCACCCGAGGGCCAAGCCCGCACCGGCCCGGTGCCGACCCCAGCCCGTCGGTGAGCGTGGCGTGCCCCGTGGAAGACGAGGAGGAGGTGGCCGCGGCCGAGAAGGAGCCCAAGAGCTACTGGAGCCGCCACTACATCGTGGATCTGCTGGCCGTGGTGGTGCCGGCCGTGCCCACGGTGGCCTGGCTGTGCCGCTCGCAGCGACGCCAGGGCCAGCCCATTTACAACATCAGCTCCCTGCTGCGGGGCTGCTGCACGGTGGCCTTGCACTCCATCCGCAGGATCAGCTGCCGCTCGCTGAGCCAGCAGGGCCCGGGTGGGCCGGGTGGCGGCTCCCAGCTGTGA
- the SDCBP2 gene encoding syntenin-2 isoform X3, with protein sequence MSTLYPSLEDLKMDQAIQAQARAAPRMPALPVSQPSVLYPSLAELENYMGLSLSSQEVQQNLLQIPEGASMVGSGPLLGQLVAPVSGNSQGARRAEIKPGMREIHLCKDEHGKTGLRLRAIDQGLFVQLVKANSPASLVGLRFGDQILQIDGCDCAGWSTDRAHRVLKRASAEKIVMVVRDRPFQRTVTMHKDSTGHVGFVIKKGKVVSVVRGSSAARNGLLTNHSVCEVNGQNVIGLKDKEVTEILATAGSVVTLTIIPTVIYEHMVKKLSPTVLHHTMDHSIPDA encoded by the exons ATGTCCACGCTGTACCCATCTCTGGAGGACCTAAAGATGGACCAAGCCATTCAG GCCCAGGCCAGAGCTGCGCCCAGGATGCCTGCCCTGCCAGTCTCCCAGCCTTCAG TTTTGTACCCAAGCCTGGCGGAATTGGAAAATTATATGGGTCTTTCCCTCTCCAGCCAAGAAGTCcagcagaacctgcttcagattccagaAGGTGCTAGT ATGGTGGGCTCTGGCCCCTTGCTGGGCCAGCTGGTGGCACCGGTGTCTGGGAACAGCCAAGGTGCGCGGCGTGCAGAGATCAAGCCTGGAATGCGTGAGATCCACCTGTGCAAGGACGAGCATGGCAAGACGGGCCTGCGGCTCAGGGCCATCGACCAG GGGCTCTTTGTGCAGCTGGTGAAGGCCAACAGCCCTGCGTCTCTCGTGGGGCTGCGCTTTGGAGATCAGATCCTGCAGATTGACGGGTGTGACTGTGCCGGCTGGAGCACAGACAGAGCCCACCGGGTGTTGAAGAGGGCATCGGCCGAGAAGATCGTCATGGTCGTTCGGGACAG GCCGTTCCAGCGGACCGTCACCATGCACAAGGACAGCACGGGCCACGTTGGCTTCGTCATCAAGAAGGGAAAGGTCGTCTCTGTGGTCAGAGGGAGCTCCGCAGCCCGCAACGGGCTCCTCACCAACCACTCCGTGTGCGAGGTGAACGGGCAGAACGTCATCGGGCTGAAG GACAAAGAGGTCACAGAGATTCTGGCCACGGCCGGGAGCGTTGTCACCTTGACCATCATCCCCACCGTGATCTACGAGCACATGGTCAAAAA GTTGTCCCCGACCGTGCTCCACCACACCATGGACCACTCGATCCCAGATGCCTGA
- the SDCBP2 gene encoding syntenin-2 isoform X4, with the protein MVGSGPLLGQLVAPVSGNSQGARRAEIKPGMREIHLCKDEHGKTGLRLRAIDQGLFVQLVKANSPASLVGLRFGDQILQIDGCDCAGWSTDRAHRVLKRASAEKIVMVVRDRPFQRTVTMHKDSTGHVGFVIKKGKVVSVVRGSSAARNGLLTNHSVCEVNGQNVIGLKDKEVTEILATAGSVVTLTIIPTVIYEHMVKKLSPTVLHHTMDHSIPDA; encoded by the exons ATGGTGGGCTCTGGCCCCTTGCTGGGCCAGCTGGTGGCACCGGTGTCTGGGAACAGCCAAGGTGCGCGGCGTGCAGAGATCAAGCCTGGAATGCGTGAGATCCACCTGTGCAAGGACGAGCATGGCAAGACGGGCCTGCGGCTCAGGGCCATCGACCAG GGGCTCTTTGTGCAGCTGGTGAAGGCCAACAGCCCTGCGTCTCTCGTGGGGCTGCGCTTTGGAGATCAGATCCTGCAGATTGACGGGTGTGACTGTGCCGGCTGGAGCACAGACAGAGCCCACCGGGTGTTGAAGAGGGCATCGGCCGAGAAGATCGTCATGGTCGTTCGGGACAG GCCGTTCCAGCGGACCGTCACCATGCACAAGGACAGCACGGGCCACGTTGGCTTCGTCATCAAGAAGGGAAAGGTCGTCTCTGTGGTCAGAGGGAGCTCCGCAGCCCGCAACGGGCTCCTCACCAACCACTCCGTGTGCGAGGTGAACGGGCAGAACGTCATCGGGCTGAAG GACAAAGAGGTCACAGAGATTCTGGCCACGGCCGGGAGCGTTGTCACCTTGACCATCATCCCCACCGTGATCTACGAGCACATGGTCAAAAA GTTGTCCCCGACCGTGCTCCACCACACCATGGACCACTCGATCCCAGATGCCTGA
- the SDCBP2 gene encoding syntenin-2 isoform X1 — MTTLDSSGNGRVFQGAAMSTLYPSLEDLKMDQAIQAQARAAPRMPALPVSQPSVLYPSLAELENYMGLSLSSQEVQQNLLQIPEGASMVGSGPLLGQLVAPVSGNSQGARRAEIKPGMREIHLCKDEHGKTGLRLRAIDQGLFVQLVKANSPASLVGLRFGDQILQIDGCDCAGWSTDRAHRVLKRASAEKIVMVVRDRPFQRTVTMHKDSTGHVGFVIKKGKVVSVVRGSSAARNGLLTNHSVCEVNGQNVIGLKDKEVTEILATAGSVVTLTIIPTVIYEHMVKKLSPTVLHHTMDHSIPDA; from the exons AGTGTTCCAAGGAGCAGCCATGTCCACGCTGTACCCATCTCTGGAGGACCTAAAGATGGACCAAGCCATTCAG GCCCAGGCCAGAGCTGCGCCCAGGATGCCTGCCCTGCCAGTCTCCCAGCCTTCAG TTTTGTACCCAAGCCTGGCGGAATTGGAAAATTATATGGGTCTTTCCCTCTCCAGCCAAGAAGTCcagcagaacctgcttcagattccagaAGGTGCTAGT ATGGTGGGCTCTGGCCCCTTGCTGGGCCAGCTGGTGGCACCGGTGTCTGGGAACAGCCAAGGTGCGCGGCGTGCAGAGATCAAGCCTGGAATGCGTGAGATCCACCTGTGCAAGGACGAGCATGGCAAGACGGGCCTGCGGCTCAGGGCCATCGACCAG GGGCTCTTTGTGCAGCTGGTGAAGGCCAACAGCCCTGCGTCTCTCGTGGGGCTGCGCTTTGGAGATCAGATCCTGCAGATTGACGGGTGTGACTGTGCCGGCTGGAGCACAGACAGAGCCCACCGGGTGTTGAAGAGGGCATCGGCCGAGAAGATCGTCATGGTCGTTCGGGACAG GCCGTTCCAGCGGACCGTCACCATGCACAAGGACAGCACGGGCCACGTTGGCTTCGTCATCAAGAAGGGAAAGGTCGTCTCTGTGGTCAGAGGGAGCTCCGCAGCCCGCAACGGGCTCCTCACCAACCACTCCGTGTGCGAGGTGAACGGGCAGAACGTCATCGGGCTGAAG GACAAAGAGGTCACAGAGATTCTGGCCACGGCCGGGAGCGTTGTCACCTTGACCATCATCCCCACCGTGATCTACGAGCACATGGTCAAAAA GTTGTCCCCGACCGTGCTCCACCACACCATGGACCACTCGATCCCAGATGCCTGA
- the SDCBP2 gene encoding syntenin-2 isoform X2 — protein sequence MTTLDSSGNGRVFQGAAMSTLYPSLEDLKMDQAIQAQARAAPRMPALPVSQPSVLYPSLAELENYMGLSLSSQEVQQNLLQIPEGASMVGSGPLLGQLVAPVSGNSQGARRAEIKPGMREIHLCKDEHGKTGLRLRAIDQGLFVQLVKANSPASLVGLRFGDQILQIDGCDCAGWSTDRAHRVLKRASAEKIVMVVRDRPFQRTVTMHKDSTGHVGFVIKKGKVVSVVRGSSAARNGLLTNHSVCEDKEVTEILATAGSVVTLTIIPTVIYEHMVKKLSPTVLHHTMDHSIPDA from the exons AGTGTTCCAAGGAGCAGCCATGTCCACGCTGTACCCATCTCTGGAGGACCTAAAGATGGACCAAGCCATTCAG GCCCAGGCCAGAGCTGCGCCCAGGATGCCTGCCCTGCCAGTCTCCCAGCCTTCAG TTTTGTACCCAAGCCTGGCGGAATTGGAAAATTATATGGGTCTTTCCCTCTCCAGCCAAGAAGTCcagcagaacctgcttcagattccagaAGGTGCTAGT ATGGTGGGCTCTGGCCCCTTGCTGGGCCAGCTGGTGGCACCGGTGTCTGGGAACAGCCAAGGTGCGCGGCGTGCAGAGATCAAGCCTGGAATGCGTGAGATCCACCTGTGCAAGGACGAGCATGGCAAGACGGGCCTGCGGCTCAGGGCCATCGACCAG GGGCTCTTTGTGCAGCTGGTGAAGGCCAACAGCCCTGCGTCTCTCGTGGGGCTGCGCTTTGGAGATCAGATCCTGCAGATTGACGGGTGTGACTGTGCCGGCTGGAGCACAGACAGAGCCCACCGGGTGTTGAAGAGGGCATCGGCCGAGAAGATCGTCATGGTCGTTCGGGACAG GCCGTTCCAGCGGACCGTCACCATGCACAAGGACAGCACGGGCCACGTTGGCTTCGTCATCAAGAAGGGAAAGGTCGTCTCTGTGGTCAGAGGGAGCTCCGCAGCCCGCAACGGGCTCCTCACCAACCACTCCGTGTGCGAG GACAAAGAGGTCACAGAGATTCTGGCCACGGCCGGGAGCGTTGTCACCTTGACCATCATCCCCACCGTGATCTACGAGCACATGGTCAAAAA GTTGTCCCCGACCGTGCTCCACCACACCATGGACCACTCGATCCCAGATGCCTGA